From the Nodularia sphaerocarpa UHCC 0038 genome, the window GGCGATTAAATCACCAACAGGTGAAATGGCGGATATTTCACCCCAAACCGTTTTGGATAAAATTTGGGCTGGCTAAACCAGTGCTGAGTGCTGAGAAAAACCTTCCACTCAGCATTAAGCACTACTTAAAGTATTTACATCATTTCTCACGAGATGACCATCTTCCATGTAAATAATCCGGTCAGCGATATCTAAAATGCGGTTATCGTGGGTGACGAGCAAAATTGTACAGCCTTGCTCTTTGGCTAATTTTTGCATAATTTCCACCACATCGCGCCCCGATTGTTTATCGAGTGCGGCGGTGGGTTCATCTGCTAAAACAATTTTAGGCTGACTTACCAACGCGCGTGCGATCGCAACCCGTTGTTTTTGTCCACCAGACAAATTATCGGGATAGTAATTCAGTCGTTCTCCCAAACCCACTGCTGTAAGCATTTCTTGTGATTGCTTGAGCATTTCCTGGGGCGAAATGTGCGGTTGCACTTCCAAACCCATCCGCACGTTCTGGAGTGCTGTTAAGCTACCATGCAAGTTGTGCGCTTGAAAGATATAGCCATTACTTCGCCGGGCTTTTGTTAAATCTTTGGTACTAGCGCCACAAAGTTCTCTCTCTAAAACTCGCATACTACCAGACTGGACAGAACGCAACCCTCCCACTAAAGTTAGCAGTGTGGTTTTACCAGAACCAGAAGGCCCTGTCATAATTACAATCTCACCGGCATTAATTGTGAGGTTGATATTGAATAGAACCTGTTTGCTTAGTTGACCACTACCAAAGTAATGATCTAGATTTTCAATACAGATAACATTAGTCATTGGTCAATCAATTTTAGATTTTAGATTTTAGATTTTGGATTAGCCTGCAATCTAAAATCGCAAATCCAAAATCCAAAATTCTTTACTCCCTACTCCCTAAAACATATCCGCAGGGTCAGCAGATTGTAATCTTTGAGTGGCGATAATTCCCGAAATAGTACACATAATGATTGTTAGCAATAACACAACTACTGCCCTGAATAAAGTCATGTATATTGGTAAATTTGTGGCATTGCGAGCCAATTGGTAAAGTCCCAAAGGTACAACAAATCCGGGAATAAAACCCAGGAAAGCTAAAATAATCGCTTCTTCAAAAATCACCCCTAACAGGTATGAATTGGGATAACCCATTGCTTTGAAGGTGGCGTATTCTTTCAAATGGGCATTCACGTCAGTCGAAAGAACTTGATAAACAATAATCACACCGACCAGAAATCCCATAGATACGCCCAAACTGAAGATAAATCCAATGGGGCTTTCACTTTTCCAGTAGGCTTCCTCAAATTGGATAAATTCCTCCCGTGTTAGCACTTTGACATCTTCATTATTTTGCAGGTGCAATTTTAAGGCTGCTCCTACCTGCTGGGAGTCATAACCTGGTTGAATATTTATCAAGCCCAGGCTGATACTCCCTACTTGTCGTCTGGGAAATAGTCTTAAAAAATTGTCATCGCTGGAAATCAATGTGCCGTCAGCACCAAAGGATGCGCCTAATTTAAATGCGCCAGTAATGTTAATGGTACGTTTATCTACTTCTGTGGATACTGTTTTACCTGCGTCAATTTGGCGAAATACCTCTTGATATTCACCTCTGGCTCCACGGTCAAAAAGAAAGGAATCAGGTAGTTTAATCTTGTCTAATTGAGCATTGAGTTCTGGTAAGTCTAAAACAGGCTGTTCATGAGTCACACCAATGGCTTGGACTGAGGTTTTACGGCGTGTTTGGGGATTCTTCCAAGTGATTAAACCGATATACATGGCTGTAGCTGATTGTACACCTGGAACATCAGCAGCCTGCAATAATCGCCGCCGTGAAAAGGTAGACATATTTTGCATATTGCGGCTTTGCGGACTGATTAAAATGATGTCTGCTAGCACAGCCCGATTTATGGTAGTGTTGCTGTCGTATAGGGCATTCTGAAAGCCTAGCTGCATAAACATCAGGACATCTGCAAAAGCAATACCTGCTAAAGCGACTAACAGACGACTTTTATGATGGCTCAGTTGTAACCATCCTAGAGGTGTTCGCCGTTGTAGTTGTTTAATTAATTCGTTCACAGTTCAATCACCGCCTTAACTTGTAAATTGGTAAATTTAGCGGCTTTTTGGCTGGATGCTGCATCAAGTTTTACATGAGCTTCCACCACTCTGGAGTCAATATTTTCGGTGGGGTCACTGTTAATAATATTTTGCCGTTGCACTTTCGAGGCTACCCAATCGACGGTTCCGACTAATTCACCTGATAGAGAATTACTGGATATTCGCACTCGTTGCTGTGGTTGGACTTTGCTCACGTCGCTTTGATAAATTTCGACAACTGCATACATCTGGTTGGTTTGCCCAATCTCGATAATGCCGTTATTAGATACCATTTCGCCTGAACGGGTCAGAATGTCAAATATCACGCCGTCTTGGGGCGATATGACATAAGCCTGAGCTAAGTTTGCCTTTGCCTGTTTCGCGACTGCCAAAGCACGAGTAACTTCTGCTTTTGCTCCGGCGACATCTACCGGACGGACTTCGGCGATGCGGTCTAAGGTAGCAGATGCAACATTAACTTGCTGGCTGCCGGTGGCTTGAATTCGAGCTAAAACTGTCTGAGCTTCGGTAATTTGCTGGCGACCAGTGCCATCAATGCGTTTGAGAATAGCTCTGGCTTCACTCAACTGCTGGGTGATGATATCTACACTCAATCGCTTATTGTCAAATAAGGACTGAGAAATTGCTCCTTCTGAGTATAACTGCTGATAGCGTTGAAATTCTACTTGGGCGTTTTTCAGTTCTGCTTCTAGCTTGTTAATTGTAGCTTGTTGTGCGGTTTTCTCTCCTTGCCACTGTACTTCTAATCGGGTGACTGTCTCTGTTTGCTGCCTTTCATCTCCTAGAGTCTGTGCTTGAATACGCCCCATCTCGGCTTTTTGCGCTTGGATTTCGCCTACTTTTGCACCTTCCTGGATTTTTTCTAAGTTGATCTCTGCTATTTTCACGCCTGCTTCGGCTTCTTGTAATGCGGCTTGTAAGCGATCGCGGTTATCTAAAATTGCGATCGCCTCCCCAGCTTTTACCTGATCTCCCTCTTTGACTAAAAGCTTCTCTACCCGGCTACCTTGACTCAATGACGGTGCGGAAAGTTTAATTACTTTACCTTTGGGTTCTAATCTTCCCAAGGCTGTGACTGTTTTAATTTGCGGTATGCTCACCTGGGCGGTGGGAGTTGTTTCAGACGGTTGTGATTGCCAAAATTTGTAACCTGTTGTGCCGGAGATCGCCAAACTTGTAGCTACTGCCAACATAATCAGTTGGCGAGAGCTAGGCTTAAAGAATGCAGAACCTTTAGCTGTGCTATGAGGTACCATAAGCCCCCTCTTTTACGTATAAGTAAACTGTTTAGTTCATTTGTTATCTTACTAAACTAAACTGTACATTCTAATAATGTCAAGAGTCCAAAAATCTGAATATGAAAAAGAAACAGCCAAAAAGTAATCAGGTAGAGCGTTTGCTCTCACCAGAAAAAGTTGAAGCGATTCTCGCTGGTGCTATGCAAGAATTTTTAGCAAATGGCTATGCAGCCACAACAATGGATAAGGTGACAGCAGCAGCAGGAGTCTCCAAAACAACGGTTTACAGCTACTTTCAGGATAAAGAGAGATTATTCATTGCGCTGATTGAGCGACTAGCCCAGGAAAATTTTCGGGCTGTATTTAATCCCCAAGACCCGCATTTCCTGGAAGGAGAACCTCAAACTGTGTTGCGCCGTTTAGCAACCAACATTTTGGTACGGATGACCGAACAACAGGAAGTATTGAATTTAGTCAGAGTGATTATCGGTGAGTCTGGACGTTTCCCGTTGCTGGCGCAAGAGTTTGTGCGTAATATACACAAACCTGCTTTGGAAATGGTAACGCAATATTTTACAGACCATCCAGAACTGCAACTACCTGATGCAGAAGTAGCGGCGCGGATTTTTGTGGGGACATTAGTACATTTCACCATTATTCAGAATATGCTACATAGTCACCAGTTGTTACCAATGGAGCGCGATCGCCTGATTACTCATCTGATTAACTTACTCACAAGTAATCAAACACCCAACCCGCCAAACGTCAATCAGTATTCCGGTACTGTTCAGAAATCGCCCAGGCGCAAACGTACTGCGTCGGGTAAATTTAAAATGGATTATGGTCGTGAACCGAAACATCTCAGGTCAATGCGACTCACAGATACAGCTTGGGAAAAGCTCGCAGAATTAGCATCTGAAAATAATTTGACCAGAAGTGAGGCGATCGAAATTTTTGCCCGTAACGGTACTTTAGATGATCAAAACTCCCAAACATAGACATCTATTGATCACAAAACTCCTGTAAAGACGTTCCATGATCTACATTCTTTGTGGGAGATATTTAATTATGTATATACATGGTGATGAATTAAATAACATACAAAAACAGGTTTGTAACTTGCATCAAATTCTCCCCTTTCCTTCATTCTCCCCTCTCCTTACTAAGGAGAGGGGCTGGGGGTGAGGTTCTTAAGGCTGAGGTTCTTAAGAAAATATCTCAAAAAAAGTATCATCTAAGTCATAGCCGAGCATTTGCGCCATAGACTTTAACCGCGATTGACTGGGGATACCTTGTTCCTTTAACCAATCACCTAAAATAAAGATTTTGTGCATCAGAAATATTTCTAAAGCTTCAGGGTTATATTGAATACCTTCTTTAGCACTAAATTGGTGTGGTACAAGCATGGCAGTATAACGAGCAAATTCTCCAGATTTCCAATCGAGTAAAAATGGCAACCAGGGATATTTGGCATCCAAACGCACAAACCACAGCCTTAACTCTGGAATTTCGGAAAGTTCGCGGGGGTCTCCAGGTTCTAAGGCATATTGTATATCAAAACTTAGTTGCTGTTCGTGAGATGCAATGGTCGCCTTCTCTTCCAGCAGTTGCGAAATCACCGTTAAGGCAGGTGAAATATCTAGATTGTTAACGCAGTCAGTATCCAGGATAATCGTGATAGTCATTGATGCTTAACAGTAGGATCGACAATACAGACTACCAGCTTTTGTGGGTTGGATGCGACATTTGCACCCATTTAACTCTTTAATATATGTATACCCACCTAAATTTTGCAGACATAACACCTGCCTAAAGATGGACATTTGCCACAATTTTAAGTTAAAGTTGTAATGAGTTTGTTTAAGGTTAAAGTAGAATCAAGCCAAAACTAACAATCACACAGCCGCAAAGGTAGAGGCAAAATAATTAATGTAATATCCTTGCATATCAGAACAATTAATCAACATTGAAACGGGAAAAACCCCTTAATAGTTAACAAATTTAACTATGCAAAATCAATCGCTATCGACAAAATCCATTCGTTCCTTAGAAGATGCCTTAGAACGGTGTCAACAGCTAGGTATGCGCGTCAGCCGCCAGCGTCGCTTTATATTAGAATTGCTGTGGCAAGCCAATGAACATCTCTCTGCTAGAGAAATTTATGATCGTCTCAGCCATTCGGGTAAAGATATTGGACACACTTCTGTTTATCAAAATTTAGAAGCCTTATCAACTCAAGGCATCATTGAGTGTATCGAACGCTGTGACGGGCGTTTATACGGCAACATCAGTGATTCCCATAGTCACGTCAACTGTATTGATACAAATCAACTTCTGGATATTCACATAGAACTACCAGAAGAATTGCTCCGTCAAGTGGAAGAAAAAACAGGAGTAAGGATTACAGAATACAGTATTAACTTTTACGGTTATCGCAATTCCCCAGAAAAACCATAAGTTTAAAAGTTTGTAGTGAGGACTTTAGTCCTCATCATCCAGATCAATATTAATATTCGTGGTGGGTTACGCTGTCGCTTTAGCGCAGCCATTTCCCTTGGGCTATACCCCGACTACGTGACATAACTAATTTAATGCATAAACATAAATAAATGCTGAATACAGAAATTCTGTAATTGGCTAAAACAAGTGACAATGAGGGGGACTAAGTTTAGCATCAAAAGTCTTTGTGACTGTAAAAAAACAGACGTTGTGTATTTCTGGATACTATGAGCAATAGACCCCTAAAATTATTGTTA encodes:
- a CDS encoding TetR/AcrR family transcriptional regulator, whose protein sequence is MKKKQPKSNQVERLLSPEKVEAILAGAMQEFLANGYAATTMDKVTAAAGVSKTTVYSYFQDKERLFIALIERLAQENFRAVFNPQDPHFLEGEPQTVLRRLATNILVRMTEQQEVLNLVRVIIGESGRFPLLAQEFVRNIHKPALEMVTQYFTDHPELQLPDAEVAARIFVGTLVHFTIIQNMLHSHQLLPMERDRLITHLINLLTSNQTPNPPNVNQYSGTVQKSPRRKRTASGKFKMDYGREPKHLRSMRLTDTAWEKLAELASENNLTRSEAIEIFARNGTLDDQNSQT
- a CDS encoding CRR6 family NdhI maturation factor, which codes for MTITIILDTDCVNNLDISPALTVISQLLEEKATIASHEQQLSFDIQYALEPGDPRELSEIPELRLWFVRLDAKYPWLPFLLDWKSGEFARYTAMLVPHQFSAKEGIQYNPEALEIFLMHKIFILGDWLKEQGIPSQSRLKSMAQMLGYDLDDTFFEIFS
- a CDS encoding Fur family transcriptional regulator, with product MQNQSLSTKSIRSLEDALERCQQLGMRVSRQRRFILELLWQANEHLSAREIYDRLSHSGKDIGHTSVYQNLEALSTQGIIECIERCDGRLYGNISDSHSHVNCIDTNQLLDIHIELPEELLRQVEEKTGVRITEYSINFYGYRNSPEKP
- a CDS encoding DevA family ABC transporter ATP-binding protein — translated: MTNVICIENLDHYFGSGQLSKQVLFNINLTINAGEIVIMTGPSGSGKTTLLTLVGGLRSVQSGSMRVLERELCGASTKDLTKARRSNGYIFQAHNLHGSLTALQNVRMGLEVQPHISPQEMLKQSQEMLTAVGLGERLNYYPDNLSGGQKQRVAIARALVSQPKIVLADEPTAALDKQSGRDVVEIMQKLAKEQGCTILLVTHDNRILDIADRIIYMEDGHLVRNDVNTLSSA
- the devC gene encoding ABC transporter permease DevC, which codes for MNELIKQLQRRTPLGWLQLSHHKSRLLVALAGIAFADVLMFMQLGFQNALYDSNTTINRAVLADIILISPQSRNMQNMSTFSRRRLLQAADVPGVQSATAMYIGLITWKNPQTRRKTSVQAIGVTHEQPVLDLPELNAQLDKIKLPDSFLFDRGARGEYQEVFRQIDAGKTVSTEVDKRTINITGAFKLGASFGADGTLISSDDNFLRLFPRRQVGSISLGLINIQPGYDSQQVGAALKLHLQNNEDVKVLTREEFIQFEEAYWKSESPIGFIFSLGVSMGFLVGVIIVYQVLSTDVNAHLKEYATFKAMGYPNSYLLGVIFEEAIILAFLGFIPGFVVPLGLYQLARNATNLPIYMTLFRAVVVLLLTIIMCTISGIIATQRLQSADPADMF
- a CDS encoding biotin/lipoyl-binding protein — translated: MVPHSTAKGSAFFKPSSRQLIMLAVATSLAISGTTGYKFWQSQPSETTPTAQVSIPQIKTVTALGRLEPKGKVIKLSAPSLSQGSRVEKLLVKEGDQVKAGEAIAILDNRDRLQAALQEAEAGVKIAEINLEKIQEGAKVGEIQAQKAEMGRIQAQTLGDERQQTETVTRLEVQWQGEKTAQQATINKLEAELKNAQVEFQRYQQLYSEGAISQSLFDNKRLSVDIITQQLSEARAILKRIDGTGRQQITEAQTVLARIQATGSQQVNVASATLDRIAEVRPVDVAGAKAEVTRALAVAKQAKANLAQAYVISPQDGVIFDILTRSGEMVSNNGIIEIGQTNQMYAVVEIYQSDVSKVQPQQRVRISSNSLSGELVGTVDWVASKVQRQNIINSDPTENIDSRVVEAHVKLDAASSQKAAKFTNLQVKAVIEL